The nucleotide window GCTGGGGGACGGCGGGCGGGGCGGGCGTACCGGGGTGGGCAGCGCGTTCACCGTGGTCCGGGACGGCGGGACGTACGTCCTGTTCACGATGGCGGCCGGGGCCGAGGGGCTGACGACCGTCACCTCGTACTGGGCCTGCTCCCCCACCGGGCCCTGGCACGGGCCGGGCGAGGACTTCAGCCCGCCGCTGCCGGAGCGGCGGGCGGGTGTGGCGGCGTACAACCCGCAGCTCCATCCCGCGATCGGCACGGACGCGACGGGCGGGGACGGGCTGGTGCTGAGCTACGACGTGAACTGGCTGGACGCGGACGGCGGGGTGACGGCGCAGGCGAACCTCAGTCGGAACGTGTCCCTGTACCGACCGAGATTCGTGAGGCTGCGGCTGGGTCCGGGGTGAGGGACGGTTCCGCCGCCTCGGGGTCGCGGGCGCGGCGCTTGGCGATGACCGCGCAGACCATCAGCTGCATCTGGTGGAACAGCATCAGCGGCAGCACGGCCAGCGAGGCCTGGGCGCCGAAGAGCACGCTGGCCATGGGCAGGCCGGACGCCAGGGACTTCTTCGAGCCGGCGAACTGGATGGCGATGCGGTCCTCCCGGCCGAACCGCAGGGCCTTCGAGCCGTACCAGGTCAGCGCGAGCATGATCGCGAGCAGGACGGCTTCGACGGCCAGCAGACCGCCCAGGCGCAGCGGGCTGACCTGGTGCCAGATGCCCTCCACCATGCCCTCGCTGAAGGCCGTGTAGACGACCAGCAGGATCGAGCCGCGGTCGACGAGACCGAGGACCCTCTTGTGGCGTGCGACGAAGCCGCCGATCCAGCGGCGCAGCAGCTGTCCGGCCAGGAACGGCACGAGGAGCTGGAGCACGATCTTGACGAGGGAGTCCGCGGAGAAACCGCCCCCGCTGCCGCCGAGCAGCGCCGCGGCGAGCAGCGGGGTGAGCACGATGCCCACCAGGGAGGAGAAGGAGCCGGCGCAGATCGCAGCGGGCACGTTGCCGCGGGCCATGGAGGTGAAGGCGATCGAGGACTGGACCGTCGAGGGCACGAGGGTGAGGAAGAGCAGCCCGGTGTGGAGCGAGTGGTCCAGGAACACCGGTTCGAGCCCGCGGGTCGCCAGGCCCAGCAGCGGGAACACCACGAACGTGCAGGCCAGGACCGTGAGGTGCAGGCGCCAGTGCCGCACGCCGTCCATCGCCTCGCGGGTGGACAGCCGTGCCCCGTAGAGGAGGAAGAGGAAGGCGATCGCGGCGGTGGAGGCGCCGGACGCGACCTCGGCGCCGGTTCCCCGGGCGGGCAGGAGGGCGGCGAGGCCCACCGTCCCGAGCAGCAGCAGGATGTACGGGTCGATCGGCATCCAGGACGGCCACTTGAGGCGTTTCACGGTGCTCCGTTGCTGAGTCTCGGTTCGCTCAGTCTTCGTCGCGGACATCTTTGTCACTGACTCGGTCTGCAGCTGGGTCGTTCGACGGGGGGTGCGGTGATGCGTGCGATGGCGCGTGCCCTCTCCATCGTCCTCCTCGAGGCCTTGATCGGGAATCCGTCATACCGCTCTGACTGTCATCACGAGACGTGATGACGCGGTAGCCTCGGGCCCGTGTACGACCCTTCGCAGCTGCGTACCTTCCTGGCCGTCGCCCAAACGCTGAGCTTCACGCAGGCGGCCCGGCGGCTCGGGCTGCGCCAGTCCACGGTCAGCCAGCACGTGCGCCGTCTGGAGGCCGGCGCGGGCCGGCAGCTGTTCACCCGCGACACCCACTCCGTGGAGCTGACGGAGGACGGCGAGGCGATGCTCGGGTTCGCGCGCCGGATCCTGGAGGCGCACGAGCAGGCCGCGGCGTTCTTCCGCGGGACGCGGCTGCGCGGCCGGCTGCGGTTCGGTGCCTCGGAGGACTTCGTCCTGACCCGCCTCACCGAGGTCCTGGAGGGTTTCCGCCACGACCATCCGGAGGTCGACCTGGAGCTGACGGTCGAGCTCTCGGGCACCCTGCACGAACAGCTGACCGACGGAAAGCTGGACCTGGTGCTGGCCAAGCGCCGCCCGGAGGACCCGCGCGGCGAGCTGGTCCGGTACGACCGCATGGTCTGGATCGGGGCGGAGCGGCTGCGCCTGGACCCCGACCGGCCGGTCCCGCTGATCGTCTACCCGCCGCCCGGCATCTCGCGGGCCCTCGCCCTGGAGGCGCTGGAGCGCCAGGGCCGGCCGTGGCGCATCGCGTGCACGAGCGGCAGCCTGAACGGTCTGATCGCGGCGGCCCGTGCCGGGCTCGGGGTGATGGCCCACGCGCGGGACCTGATCCCGCCGGGGCTCGTGCGGGTGCCCGACCGGGCGGGCCTGCCGGAGCTGGGCGAGGTGGAGTTCGTGCTGGTCCACGGCAGACGCCACACGGCGGCGCGGGGCGCGGCGGACGCGCTGGCGGCCTCGATCCTGTCGTCCGGCGACCGGCTGCACCGCACCCGCTGAGGGGCCGGCGGGGCGGCGTAAGCGGGTCGTACAGATTCCGTGGAGATTACGGCACCGAAACTTACGGATGAGTAAGGATTCTGTCCCGGCCTTCCCCCTTGTGGCCGGATTTACAGGGTTGACCAGCGCGGACGCCCGACTCGCGGACGGTTCGCCGCCCCTCCCGCGGCGGCTCCGCGTGGGGTAGCTTTCACGGCGCTGCGGAGCACACGAGGAGCGGGATTGAGCGAGTTCACCAACCCTCCCCTGGCGTCGGCACCGCCGGTGGGCGGTCTGGCCGATGCCGTGTTCGAGTATGCCCAGGAGGACCCGCTGCGCGTCGCGCTGGGGCGCAAGGACGAGTCCGGCACCTGGCGGGACGTGACGTCCGCCGAGTTCCGTGACGAGGTCCTGGCACTGGCGAAGGGGCTGCTCGCCCACGGCATCCGGTTCGGCGACCGCGTCGCGATCATGTCCCGTACGCGCTACGAGTGGACCCTCTTCGACTACGCGCTGTGGTCCATCGGCGCGCAGGTCGTGCCGATCTACTCGACCTCCTCGGCCGAGCAGGTCTTCTGGATGCTGCACGACGCGCAGGTGTCGGCCGCGATGGTGGAGCACGAGGACCACGCGATGACCGTCGCCACCGTCATCGACCGGCTGCCGGCGATGCACAAGCTGTGGCAGCTCGACGCGGGCGCCGTGCAGGAGTTGTACGAGGCCGGCGGGCACATCGACGACGAGGTGGTGCACCGGCACCGGCGCGCGGTCACCCCGGAGTCGACGGCGACGATCATCTACACGTCCGGCACCACCGGCCGTCCCAAGGGGTGCGTCCTGTCGCACGCCAACTTCATGTTCGAGACGGACACGGCGATCGGGCGCTGGGAGCCGCTCTTCCACTCCAGGCGCGGTGACGAGGCGGCCACCCTGCTGTTCCTGCCGCTCGCGCATGTCTTCGGCCGGATGGTGCAGGTCGCCGCGGTCCGCGGGAAGGTCAAGTTCGGCCATCAGCCGCAGCTCAGCGCGGCGGCCCTGCTGCCCGACCTGGCCGCGTTCCGGCCGACGTTCTTCCTGGCCGTGCCGTACATCTTCGAGAAGGTCTTCAACGCGGCCCGCCGCAAGGCCGAGAAGGAGGGCAAGGAGGCCCCGTTCGAGAAGGCCGTCGAGGTCGCGGTGCGCTACGCGGACGCGGTGGAGGCGAAGGCGTGGGACACCGGACCCGGCCCGTCGGCCGCGCTGCGCATGCAGCACCAGCTCTTCGACAAACTCGTCTACTCCAAGATCCGGGCCGCGATGGGCGGGCGCGTGCGGCACGCCATGTCCGGCGGCTCCGCGATGGACCGGCGACTCGGCCTGTTCTTCGCGGGCGCCGGTGTGCAGATCTACGAGGGGTACGGGCTCACCGAGTCCACGGCCGCCGCGACCGCCAACCCGCCCGAGCGCACCCGGTACGGGACCGTCGGTCAGCCCATCCCGGGCACGACCGTGCACATCGCGGACGACGGCGAGGTGTGGCTGCGCGGCGACAACGTCTTCCAGGGCTATCTCAACGACACCAAGGCCACCGACGCGGCCCTGCAGGACGGCTGGCTCGCCACCGGCGACCTGGGGTCGCTCGACGAGGACGGCTACCTCACCATCACCGGGCGCAAGAAGGAGATCCTGGTGACCTCCGGCGGAAAGAGCGTCTCGCCGGGGGTCCTGGAGGAGCGGGTGCGCGACCATCCGCTGGTCGCGCAGTGCATCGTCGTCGGCAACGACCGGCCGTACATCGCGGCGCTCGTCACGCTCGACGGGGAGGCCGTCGAGCACTGGCTGCAGATGCGGGGCAAGTCCCGCCTCACCCCCTCGGAGCTGGTGCGCGACCCCGACCTGGAGACCGAGGTGCGACGGGCCGTGGTGGCCGCGAACACCCTGGTCTCGCAGGCCGAGTCGATCCGCACGTTCCGGATACTGGCCCACCAGTTCACCGAGGAACACGGCCTGCTGACGCCTTCCCTGAAGCTCAAGCGCAAGGCGATCGAGAACGCGTACGCGACGGAGGTCGAGGCGCTGTACCGCGCGTGACGCGTTCCCGCACGTCATGCGGCCCCGCACGTCATGCGCTCCCGCGCCCGACGGACGAGGTCGGTGGTTCGGACGGGCCCGGCGGGGGTACTCCTCGGCGCGCCCCCCCTTCGCGCAGCGAACCCACGGAACAGGAATGCACGACGCCTCGTGATCGTTGAGGATGGGGTCATCCGACACACACCGACGACCTAAGGATCAACCGCTCGTGAGCAAGGTCCCCCCGATCATCCTGAACAACGGCGTCGAGATGCCCCAGCTGGGCTTCGGTGTCTGGCAGGTGCCGGACGACGAGGCGGAGCGAGCCGTCGCCACCGCGCTGGAGGCCGGGTACCGCAGCATCGACACCGCCGCGATCTACGGCAACGAAGCGGGCACCGGCAAGGGCCTCGCCTCCTCCGGCGTCGCCCGCGAGGACCTCTTCGTCACCACCAAGCTCTGGAACGCGGAGCAGGGCTACGACTCCACGCTGCGCGCCTTCGACGAGTCCCTGGACAAGCTGGGCCTCGACTACGTCGACCTGTACCTCATCCACTGGCCGGTACCGGCCAAGGACAAGTACATCGACACGTACAAGGCCTTCGAGAAGATCTACGCGGACGGCCGCGCCAAGTCCATCGGTGTCTCCAACTTCCACCCGGAGTACCTGGACAGGCTGATCGACGCGACCTCCGTCGTCCCGGCCGTCAACCAGATCGAGCTGCACCCGCACCTCCAGCAGGCCGCGGTCCGCGCCTACCACGCGGAGAAGGGCATCGCCACCGAGGCCTGGTCCCCGCTGGGCCAGGGCAAGGGCCTCCTGGAGGTCCCGGCGCTCGTGGCCATCGCCCGGAAGCACGGCCGCACGCCGGCCCAGATCGTGCTGCGCTGGCACCTCCAGCTGGGCAACGTGGTGATCCCCAAGTCCGTGACCCCGTCCCGGATCAAGGAGAACATCGACGTCTTCGGCTTCACGCTCGACGACGAGGACATCGCCGCGATCAGCGCCCTGAACGAGGACCGCCGGCTGGGCTCCGACCCGGCGACGGTCAACGACTGACCGGCCGACCGCGCACCGTACGGCCTGACGGAGCCGCCGCCCGATCGACACGGACGGCGGCTCCGTCGCGTTCGCCCGATCCGGCGTACCGGTGCATCGCGGGTGAATCCGGCGGGAAACGTACCGCGACGAATCCACCGGAGGAGCCTCACATGCGCATGCGGACCCCGGCCCTCGCCGCGGTCGGCGGCGGCGCCGCCCTGCTCGCCGCCGCGGCCCTGCCGATCGAGCCGACCGGGTGCTCACAGGTCTCCAGGGGCCGGTACCGCACCGACGCCGGAAAGCGGGCCACCGTCGCCGTGTGCGGCAGGAAGGGCGCGGTCTTGCGGAAGGCCGACCTGGACATCGACTGCGACGGCCAGGTCACCGCCCGGTGCAACCGCCGCACCGATCCGTGGTTCCAGGACCGGACCGCCTTCCCGCAGTCCGACGGCAGGGCGCTGAACTCGCAGAAGCCGCCCTGCATCGTCGCGCCCCCTCCCGGCCGCGTGTGGAACTACGCGGACTCCGGCGTCCGGGGCGGCAGCGTGGCCGCGGTGATCCACCAGGACAGGCTGCGGTACGCGGTGGTCGGGGACACCGGCCCCGCGCACCTCATCGGGGCGGTTCCTGCGCGGCGGCTGAACCCGCTGCGGCGGCCGGTCAGACCGGCTGGCCGGTCGGCCGTACGACCACGGTGTTGATGTCGACCCCGTCCGGCTGCCGGATCGCCCAGACCACCGACTGCGCGATCTGGTCCGCGGTGAGCAGACGGCCGGGCGGCAGGCTGCCGTAGCTGTCCCAGAACGGGGTCTGCGTCCGGCCGGGGGAGATGAGCGTCACGCCCACGCCGTACTCGGTGACCTGGCGGCGGGTGTTCTCGGCGAGCCCGGTGACGGCCCACTTGGTCGCCCCGTAGATGTTGCCGGGGCCGTGGATGTGCCCGGCCACGCTGCCGACGAGCACGATCCGCCCCCGGGTCTCCTTCAGCTGTCCGATCGACGCGCGGACGAGCAGCGCGGGCCCGAGCACGTTGGTCAGCACCATGTCGCGCCAGCCGGCCGGATCGCCCTCGGCGACGGTGTCGTGCGTGGCGTATCCGGCGTTGGCGACCACGGTGTCGAGCCGCCCGAACCTCTCCACCGTCGCCTCGACCGCGGCCCGGACGTGGTCGTAGTCGGCCGCGTCACCCGGAAAGGTCAACAGCCCTTCCGGCTTGCCCAGTTGTTCGGCGAATCCCCGCAGTCGTTCCTCCCCGCGGCCGGTCACCGTGACCCGGTGCCCGGCGTCGAGCAGCTGCCGGGCCACCGCCGCTCCGATGCCGCTGCCGCCGCCGGTGACGAGTGCGACCGGTGAGTCGGTCATGTGGTCCCCCTGTTGACAGTCGTGTGCCCCCACGGACGGACCGTGGGCGACGAAGTGCCCGGAGTCCATCACTTGGAGCACACTCGATGTCAACAGGTGCTGTACGGCGCGCAGTTCAGGGCTTCACCCCGACATGCACCGTCAGCGCGGTCAGTACGAACACGTCCGGCCGGTGGTGCACGCTCACCTTGTCGTCCGGGTCGAGGAGCCGGTCGAGGGTGGCGAGGTCGTCGGCGTCGAGCCCCTCCGCGAGGCCGTCCCGGCGGTGCCGCAGCGAGGTGGCGACGAACGCGCGGGCCTCGTCGGAGACGGGGGCGGGCAGGTCGAGCAGGAAGGTGCGGGTGCCGGTGTGGCGCAGTCCGACCGCGGTCAGCAGGGCCGGCCAGTCCTCGACGTCCTCGGCGACGGCGCCGGGCAGCCCGGCCCGCATCCGGGCGAACCACTCCTCCTGGACCGCGTCCAGCCGGGCCTGCAGACCCGGACGGCCGACGCCGACGACCCGCGGGAGGTACCGCGAGGGCAGGCCGCCCTCCAGCAGGGCGAGGGTCCCGCCCGGCGCGAGCCGGTCGGCGAAACCGGCGAGGGCACCGCGCTGGTCACCGACGTGGTGCAGGGAGCGGCTGGCCCACAGGAGGTCGGCCGGGTACTCCAGGTCGCCGAGCCCGTCACCCAGCTCGGCCTCCAGTGTGCTGAAGCGGTCGCCGAGCCCGAGGCGGCCGGCCCGGGCACCGGCCGCCTCCAGGAGGGGCCCGGCCCCGTCCACGGCGACGACCCGGGCCGTCGGGAACGTATCGGCGAGCAGGCAGGAGATGACGCCGGGACCGCTGCCCGCGTCCACGATCAGTTCCGGATCGGTCCGCAGTTCCTTCAGCCACCCCGCCGCCTGCGCGTAGAGCGGGGTGAACAACTCGGCCTCCTGCTCCAGCAGGGGAAGCATCTCGGCGAAGTCGATGTGGGTGTGACCACCGTGATCGTGATCGTGATCGTGATCGTGCGCCATGGCTGTGAGCCTCTCGTTCGGGTGCGTCCAGCCTGCATCGCACCTCCCGGAAACAGCCACTCGCCTTGCGGAAACGGCAACAGTTCCCCGCGCCCCTTGCCGGGGACGCGGGGAACGGCGCATTCATTCGTCTTTCAGGTGACCGTGCGAGGAGCGAAGGTCACAGAGCCGGATACGCGTTCTTCATGAGCTCCTGGAACTGCGCGGAGAACCAGTGCCCGGACAGCGGCGCGTTCGCCAGCGCACCGGACATGTTGTTGTTGTTCCGCGGGTTGCCGGTGTACGTCGGGTCGCACATCCGGTCGAAGCCCTTGCCCTCGTCGTTGGCGATGGCGGTGCTCGACCCGTCCGACTCACCCGGCGGCTTCATCCACACGTAGGCGTCGATCCCGGCCGCCGGCGCCGCCTGCGGCCGCTCGCCGAGGCCCGCGCCCGACTGGTTGCACCAGTTGCCGAGGTGGATGCGCCGGTCGTAGCGCCCGCCGTCGACGTACGTGTCCACGCTGGTCGTCGGCCCGGCGGCGGTGGGCCGCGCCGTGCCGCCCCACCCGTTGCGGGAGGTGTCGATCAGCATGCCGATCCCGGAGGGGAAGCCGATGGAGACCAGCTGGTTGCGCATGGCCTGCGCGTACGACTGCTCGTCGACGTACCGGTTCCAGTCGATCCACTTCGACGTACGGACCGAGGCCCCGTTCACCGAGTCGTTGACCGTGAAGTACGCCTCCTTCGTGGCGCTGTAGTTGGCGGTGTTCACGATGAAGCCGTGCACGTCCGCGACGGTCGCGCCCTCGGCGGAGGCGGCCTCCTTGAAGAGCGCGGCGGACGGCGCGAAGTTGTCGTCCCAGCCGAGCCAGCCGTGGTGTCCGGCGTCCACGTAGTTGTAGACGTTGGGCACGTCGCCGAGCTTGTTCAGCGCGTAGCCGACGCCCTTGACGTAGTTGCCGTTCGCCTTCATCGTGTCGCAGTTGGGCGTGGCGGTGGCCCGCGGCGAGACGTTGGTGACGAGGTTCGGCAGCGAGTCGATCTCGACGGTGGTGACGATGCGCAGACCCGCGTACTTGGTGTCCTTGAGGATCGCCGCGATCGGGTCGATGTACTGGGTCTTGTACTTGTCGATCTCCGTCGGGCCGAGCTCGCCGTTGGACGCCAGTGCGGCGCAGTCACGGCCGGGCAGATTGTAGATCACCAGCTGGACGACCAGCTGGTCCGAGCCCTTCTGGGCCAGCGCCGCGTCCAGGTGGGCGCGCAGACCCATGCCGCCGTTCACGCCGTTGATCGCGGCGATCCGGTCGAGCCACACGCCGGTGGGCTGGTTGGCGATCCGGCTGCCGCCGGTCTCGGCCGCGGCCTTCGCCTTCCACTCCGGGTTCACGTACACCTTGGCGCCGGCGTACGGGTTGTCCACCCTGCTGCCCGTTCCAGGGTCGGTGGGATCGGTGGGGTCGGTGGGGTCGGTGCCTCCGTCGACGTTGCAGGTCACTCCGTCGAGGGTGAAGGCGGTGGGCAGCGCGTTGGTGCCGCTGTAGGTGCCGTTGAAGCCGAAACTGACCGAGGCGCCGGTCCCCAGCGTGCCGTTGTAGCCCTCGTTGGCGGCGGTGACCGCGGCCCCGCTCTGGCTGAACTTCGCGTTCCAGCCACTGGCGACCTTCTGGTTCCCGGCGTACGACCACTTCACGGCCCAGCTCGACTTGGCCGCGCTGTTGTTGGTGACCGTCACCGAGGTGGTGAAGCCGGTGTCCCACTGGTTCTGCACCTTGTACTCCACGGTGCAGGGGACGGCGGCGACCGCGCCGGCGTCCGGGGGGATCGCCGCGACGGCGGCGCCCGCGGTCCCGGCGACCAGCGCCAGGGCAGCGAGGAATGCGGTTCTGGTACGGCTCATGTGCACGATGTCCTATCCGTCGAGGGCGCGCAGAGCACACGCGGCCCGATGCCGAACGACGTGGGTGTGCCGTCGTGAGGAGGTTCAGGACCGGCCGGGAGGTGGTGCTGTCCCAGGTGTTCCGGAGCCGGTCCGGGCGAAGAGAGGCGCACGTCGAAGCACGTCATGACGCGGCCGGTGAAGGAGTACGGCGGCGCCGGCCACGGAAAGAGGTGAAC belongs to Streptomyces sp. V3I8 and includes:
- a CDS encoding aldo/keto reductase; this encodes MPQLGFGVWQVPDDEAERAVATALEAGYRSIDTAAIYGNEAGTGKGLASSGVAREDLFVTTKLWNAEQGYDSTLRAFDESLDKLGLDYVDLYLIHWPVPAKDKYIDTYKAFEKIYADGRAKSIGVSNFHPEYLDRLIDATSVVPAVNQIELHPHLQQAAVRAYHAEKGIATEAWSPLGQGKGLLEVPALVAIARKHGRTPAQIVLRWHLQLGNVVIPKSVTPSRIKENIDVFGFTLDDEDIAAISALNEDRRLGSDPATVND
- a CDS encoding SDR family oxidoreductase; its protein translation is MTDSPVALVTGGGSGIGAAVARQLLDAGHRVTVTGRGEERLRGFAEQLGKPEGLLTFPGDAADYDHVRAAVEATVERFGRLDTVVANAGYATHDTVAEGDPAGWRDMVLTNVLGPALLVRASIGQLKETRGRIVLVGSVAGHIHGPGNIYGATKWAVTGLAENTRRQVTEYGVGVTLISPGRTQTPFWDSYGSLPPGRLLTADQIAQSVVWAIRQPDGVDINTVVVRPTGQPV
- a CDS encoding trans-aconitate 2-methyltransferase — translated: MAHDHDHDHDHGGHTHIDFAEMLPLLEQEAELFTPLYAQAAGWLKELRTDPELIVDAGSGPGVISCLLADTFPTARVVAVDGAGPLLEAAGARAGRLGLGDRFSTLEAELGDGLGDLEYPADLLWASRSLHHVGDQRGALAGFADRLAPGGTLALLEGGLPSRYLPRVVGVGRPGLQARLDAVQEEWFARMRAGLPGAVAEDVEDWPALLTAVGLRHTGTRTFLLDLPAPVSDEARAFVATSLRHRRDGLAEGLDADDLATLDRLLDPDDKVSVHHRPDVFVLTALTVHVGVKP
- a CDS encoding glycoside hydrolase family 6 protein, coding for MSRTRTAFLAALALVAGTAGAAVAAIPPDAGAVAAVPCTVEYKVQNQWDTGFTTSVTVTNNSAAKSSWAVKWSYAGNQKVASGWNAKFSQSGAAVTAANEGYNGTLGTGASVSFGFNGTYSGTNALPTAFTLDGVTCNVDGGTDPTDPTDPTDPGTGSRVDNPYAGAKVYVNPEWKAKAAAETGGSRIANQPTGVWLDRIAAINGVNGGMGLRAHLDAALAQKGSDQLVVQLVIYNLPGRDCAALASNGELGPTEIDKYKTQYIDPIAAILKDTKYAGLRIVTTVEIDSLPNLVTNVSPRATATPNCDTMKANGNYVKGVGYALNKLGDVPNVYNYVDAGHHGWLGWDDNFAPSAALFKEAASAEGATVADVHGFIVNTANYSATKEAYFTVNDSVNGASVRTSKWIDWNRYVDEQSYAQAMRNQLVSIGFPSGIGMLIDTSRNGWGGTARPTAAGPTTSVDTYVDGGRYDRRIHLGNWCNQSGAGLGERPQAAPAAGIDAYVWMKPPGESDGSSTAIANDEGKGFDRMCDPTYTGNPRNNNNMSGALANAPLSGHWFSAQFQELMKNAYPAL
- a CDS encoding long-chain fatty acid--CoA ligase, with protein sequence MSEFTNPPLASAPPVGGLADAVFEYAQEDPLRVALGRKDESGTWRDVTSAEFRDEVLALAKGLLAHGIRFGDRVAIMSRTRYEWTLFDYALWSIGAQVVPIYSTSSAEQVFWMLHDAQVSAAMVEHEDHAMTVATVIDRLPAMHKLWQLDAGAVQELYEAGGHIDDEVVHRHRRAVTPESTATIIYTSGTTGRPKGCVLSHANFMFETDTAIGRWEPLFHSRRGDEAATLLFLPLAHVFGRMVQVAAVRGKVKFGHQPQLSAAALLPDLAAFRPTFFLAVPYIFEKVFNAARRKAEKEGKEAPFEKAVEVAVRYADAVEAKAWDTGPGPSAALRMQHQLFDKLVYSKIRAAMGGRVRHAMSGGSAMDRRLGLFFAGAGVQIYEGYGLTESTAAATANPPERTRYGTVGQPIPGTTVHIADDGEVWLRGDNVFQGYLNDTKATDAALQDGWLATGDLGSLDEDGYLTITGRKKEILVTSGGKSVSPGVLEERVRDHPLVAQCIVVGNDRPYIAALVTLDGEAVEHWLQMRGKSRLTPSELVRDPDLETEVRRAVVAANTLVSQAESIRTFRILAHQFTEEHGLLTPSLKLKRKAIENAYATEVEALYRA
- a CDS encoding bile acid:sodium symporter family protein; this translates as MPIDPYILLLLGTVGLAALLPARGTGAEVASGASTAAIAFLFLLYGARLSTREAMDGVRHWRLHLTVLACTFVVFPLLGLATRGLEPVFLDHSLHTGLLFLTLVPSTVQSSIAFTSMARGNVPAAICAGSFSSLVGIVLTPLLAAALLGGSGGGFSADSLVKIVLQLLVPFLAGQLLRRWIGGFVARHKRVLGLVDRGSILLVVYTAFSEGMVEGIWHQVSPLRLGGLLAVEAVLLAIMLALTWYGSKALRFGREDRIAIQFAGSKKSLASGLPMASVLFGAQASLAVLPLMLFHQMQLMVCAVIAKRRARDPEAAEPSLTPDPAAASRISVGTGTRSD
- a CDS encoding glycoside hydrolase family 75 protein, whose amino-acid sequence is MRMRTPALAAVGGGAALLAAAALPIEPTGCSQVSRGRYRTDAGKRATVAVCGRKGAVLRKADLDIDCDGQVTARCNRRTDPWFQDRTAFPQSDGRALNSQKPPCIVAPPPGRVWNYADSGVRGGSVAAVIHQDRLRYAVVGDTGPAHLIGAVPARRLNPLRRPVRPAGRSAVRPRC
- a CDS encoding LysR substrate-binding domain-containing protein, yielding MYDPSQLRTFLAVAQTLSFTQAARRLGLRQSTVSQHVRRLEAGAGRQLFTRDTHSVELTEDGEAMLGFARRILEAHEQAAAFFRGTRLRGRLRFGASEDFVLTRLTEVLEGFRHDHPEVDLELTVELSGTLHEQLTDGKLDLVLAKRRPEDPRGELVRYDRMVWIGAERLRLDPDRPVPLIVYPPPGISRALALEALERQGRPWRIACTSGSLNGLIAAARAGLGVMAHARDLIPPGLVRVPDRAGLPELGEVEFVLVHGRRHTAARGAADALAASILSSGDRLHRTR